A single window of Liolophura sinensis isolate JHLJ2023 chromosome 6, CUHK_Ljap_v2, whole genome shotgun sequence DNA harbors:
- the LOC135466707 gene encoding LOW QUALITY PROTEIN: palmitoyltransferase ZDHHC22-like (The sequence of the model RefSeq protein was modified relative to this genomic sequence to represent the inferred CDS: deleted 1 base in 1 codon), translated as MECRERTHETLKEKLRAHYQTKDKIFQPDPKNANSFGVGFFLYMSFVLLGEAFFILLPTLFQEPSLWGAVMSALILFVFVQTMLNWMLSRKKTSVVVASMRDQAVELTGADAIQSPPGWQTCLKCQLEAPPRSHHCNLCGVCVLKRDHHCFFTASCVGFHNQRRFIVLLFYITLANIIAAVLQFLYLDQAMPFLSMEFLNYIPMVTVYRWLIVGDISTWVMCVVVHLYLTLFCLAGAVFFLVWQFVVVFRGQTSHEAWKNISVYQTGILDGWRSTFGPYGMVHFLFPFQIDLQQDGINWESSMRLKSN; from the exons ATGGAGTGCAGAGAAAGAACACATGAAACCCTAAAGGAAAAACTACGGGCACATTACCAAACGAAAGATAAGATCTTTCAACCAGATCCGAAGAATGCCAACTCGTTTGGGGTGGGCTTTTTTCTCTATATGAGTTTTGTGCTGTTGGGGGAAGCTTTCTTCATTCTCCTGCCAACTCTCTTCCAAGAACCGTCTCTATGGGGAGCTGTCATGTCCGCGCTgatattatttgtgtttgttcaAACGATGTTAAACTGGATGCTATCAAGGAAAAAGAcgtctgttgttgttgcatcgATGCGGGACCAGGCCGTTGAGCTCACAGGTGCGGATGCCATACAAAGCCCGCCGGGGTGGCAGACTTGCCTGAAGTGTCAGCTGGAGGCGCCTCCTCGATCACACCACTGTAACCTATGTGGTGTCTGTGTGCTGAAGAGAGACcaccactgt ttttttactgctTCCTGCGTAGGATTTCACAACCAGAGGAGATTCATTGTACTTTTATTCTACATTACATTAGCCAACATCATCGCTGCCGTGCTGCAGTTTTTGTATCTGGATCAAGCCATGCCATTCCTCTCTATGGAGTTCCTTAATTACATCCCTATGGTAACAGTGTATCGATGGCTAATTGTTGGAGATATCTCTACCTGGGTTATGTGTGTGGTCGTCCACCTTTATTTGACCCTTTTCTGTCTGGCAGGAGCTGTGTTTTTCCTTGTGTGGCAGTTTGTTGTTGTATTTCGTGGACAAACAAGTCACGAGGCTTGGAAGAACATTTCAGTGTACCAGACTGGTATACTAGATGGATGGCGTTCCACCTTCGGGCCATATGGCATGGTGCATTTTCTCTTTCCTTTTCAAATTGACCTACAGCAGGATGGAATCAACTGGGAAAGTTCCATGAGACTGAAAAGCAATTAA